The Methylobacterium sp. PvR107 genome contains a region encoding:
- a CDS encoding carbonic anhydrase: MHINCDCCASDGSLRLGRRHLLIAAASVLAAAAVPNDAAQAASPVAKTALAPAEALKLMKEGNENFRNEAPSLAANGRERRLELARGQAPFCVLVGCSDSRVSPEILFGRGLGELFIVRNAGNTVDTAALGSIEYAVGVLGVPLVIVLGHQSCGAVAAAVDVVQKNATFPGVIGEMVQPIVPAVLEARSQGGDLLEASVRSNARRVAKRLTTQSIVIKDALDAGKVKVVGARYGLSDGHVEWMEDI; encoded by the coding sequence ATGCACATCAATTGCGACTGCTGCGCTTCGGATGGCTCGCTGCGGCTTGGGCGCCGACATCTCCTAATCGCGGCGGCGAGCGTCCTCGCCGCCGCCGCCGTGCCGAACGACGCCGCGCAGGCCGCTTCGCCCGTGGCGAAGACCGCGCTGGCCCCGGCAGAAGCCCTGAAGCTCATGAAGGAGGGCAACGAGAATTTTCGGAACGAGGCCCCGTCCCTAGCGGCAAACGGGCGCGAGCGCCGTCTGGAACTTGCCCGAGGCCAAGCCCCCTTCTGCGTGCTGGTCGGCTGCTCCGACAGCCGGGTCTCGCCCGAGATCCTGTTCGGCCGCGGTCTCGGTGAGTTGTTCATCGTCCGGAACGCCGGCAACACGGTCGACACGGCGGCGCTGGGCAGCATTGAGTACGCCGTCGGCGTCCTAGGGGTGCCCCTTGTCATCGTGCTTGGACACCAGTCCTGTGGCGCCGTCGCGGCCGCGGTCGATGTGGTGCAGAAAAACGCGACTTTCCCGGGTGTCATCGGCGAGATGGTGCAGCCGATTGTGCCGGCCGTGCTGGAAGCTCGGAGCCAAGGCGGCGACCTTCTCGAAGCCTCCGTGCGGAGCAACGCGCGCCGCGTCGCCAAGCGGCTGACGACCCAGAGCATCGTGATCAAGGACGCGCTCGACGCGGGGAAGGTCAAGGTAGTCGGCGCGCGCTACGGCCTCTCCGATGGCCATGTTGAATGGATGGAAGACATCTGA